From Halotia branconii CENA392, the proteins below share one genomic window:
- a CDS encoding Fur family transcriptional regulator, whose translation MQKQTISTKPICSLEDALERCQMLGMRVSRQRRFILELLWQANEHLSAREIYDRLNHQGKDIGHTSVYQNLEALSSQGIIECIERCDGRLYGNISDSHSHVNCVDTNQILDVHIELPEEVIRQVEQKTGVKITEYTINFYGYRNPQR comes from the coding sequence ATGCAAAAACAAACAATATCAACAAAACCGATTTGTTCCTTAGAAGATGCTTTAGAGCGTTGTCAAATGCTGGGTATGCGCGTTAGCCGCCAGCGTCGCTTTATTCTAGAGTTATTATGGCAAGCAAATGAACATCTTTCTGCTAGAGAGATTTATGATCGCCTCAATCACCAAGGTAAAGACATTGGTCATACTTCTGTCTATCAAAACTTAGAAGCTTTATCTAGTCAAGGTATTATTGAGTGTATTGAACGTTGTGACGGGCGTTTATACGGCAACATCAGTGATTCTCATAGTCATGTCAATTGTGTTGATACCAATCAAATTCTTGATGTTCATATAGAACTACCAGAAGAAGTTATCCGTCAAGTTGAACAAAAAACAGGAGTGAAGATTACCGAATACACGATTAATTTTTATGGATATCGTAATCCACAAAGATAG
- a CDS encoding Rpn family recombination-promoting nuclease/putative transposase: MYYQIFKRFPGLIFELVDYRPEQAQNYRFESVEVKETAFRIDGVFLPPAGATPRIILFAEVQFQKDEALYHRFFTESLMYLYRNQSEYDDWYCVVIFPSRSLLPSDTRTHRIFLNSNQVQCIYLDELSTSNQQPIGINLMQLTIASDEVVADKAKQLIQRVQLESTKSLPKNEVIDIITTIAVYKFSSLSREEVEAMLGLTLDQTRFYQEAKAEGREEREVEMLKVTVPLLLQTGMSVEQIAQQLSVDVKSVRLAAQENT; encoded by the coding sequence ATTTATTACCAAATTTTTAAGCGTTTTCCTGGGTTAATTTTTGAACTCGTTGATTACCGTCCTGAACAGGCACAAAACTATAGATTTGAGTCAGTTGAGGTCAAAGAAACTGCCTTTCGCATTGATGGGGTCTTTTTACCTCCAGCAGGTGCAACACCCAGGATTATCTTGTTTGCAGAAGTTCAATTTCAGAAAGATGAAGCTCTTTATCATCGCTTCTTTACTGAGTCGTTGATGTATCTATACCGGAATCAGTCTGAATATGATGATTGGTACTGTGTGGTCATTTTCCCATCACGCAGTTTGTTACCATCTGATACAAGAACTCATCGAATATTTTTAAACAGCAACCAAGTGCAGTGCATTTATTTAGATGAGTTAAGTACTTCTAATCAGCAGCCAATAGGGATCAATTTGATGCAGCTGACAATTGCATCAGATGAAGTGGTCGCAGATAAAGCAAAGCAATTAATTCAACGGGTACAATTAGAGTCAACAAAGTCACTGCCGAAAAACGAAGTTATAGATATTATCACCACAATTGCTGTTTACAAATTTTCGTCTTTGAGTAGAGAGGAAGTGGAAGCTATGCTGGGACTGACTTTAGATCAAACAAGGTTTTATCAGGAAGCGAAAGCTGAGGGTCGAGAAGAACGGGAAGTTGAAATGTTGAAAGTTACAGTACCCCTGTTACTACAAACAGGGATGAGTGTAGAACAGATTGCTCAACAGCTCAGTGTTGATGTAAAATCTGTCCGGCTGGCTGCACAAGAGAACACATAA